From Synoicihabitans lomoniglobus, the proteins below share one genomic window:
- a CDS encoding GTP cyclohydrolase, translating into MPSTESVQPSIQFPNIPPEFQRLVEEMQHATGSLLHPETVDDRPLHGTTLYVATCSLDTRFGPFRTHIFQDIIDKHYIIALAFGDITKAEVIYTRLHSSCVTSETLRGCDCDCVQQLEGAFKVIAEKGSGILFYLMQEGRGVGYIGKSRDRMMVQASLDQLSTFQAYASMGLKKDHRNYDNISDIYRLLGITAPFIVLTNNPDKVNALRDQGIEVVDTETLEFEPSPFNLAYLTSKAASGHILNRPSATRVKRALPPEPVVPFKPHALPAAKRFIYSASYFLPMKPVDDDVLLNAEEFQSIFGEKKIEDYIAEENPLVTNYQLIRGNRFLVRIHAKNLKAYQDAHPDDPIVDLLTTPYWFRVHVYYDIVTSQEFVILTHGKARIYDIPVVRLHSESLFNRFPLRTVENRDKFKQSVKHIIHYGVGVIQLLYNDGRGAGFGAYATDLMLSETGMALSSDEAYRRIGVGYDSRDYEASVSLLKQHVPNLKIQMVMNSPSSLVKKPEYAEALQHHRLDVERWIFLDDESLSD; encoded by the coding sequence ATGCCTTCGACCGAATCCGTTCAACCTTCGATTCAATTTCCCAACATCCCGCCCGAGTTCCAACGGCTCGTGGAGGAGATGCAGCATGCCACAGGCAGTCTCCTGCATCCGGAGACCGTCGATGATCGCCCGTTGCATGGCACGACCCTCTACGTGGCCACGTGCTCACTGGACACCCGGTTCGGGCCGTTCCGCACGCACATTTTCCAGGACATCATCGACAAGCACTACATCATTGCCTTGGCGTTTGGTGACATCACCAAGGCCGAGGTGATTTACACCCGGTTGCACTCCTCGTGCGTCACGAGTGAGACCCTCCGCGGCTGCGATTGTGATTGTGTGCAGCAACTCGAAGGCGCGTTCAAGGTGATCGCCGAGAAAGGCAGCGGCATTCTCTTCTACCTCATGCAGGAAGGACGCGGCGTCGGCTACATTGGGAAATCACGCGACCGCATGATGGTGCAGGCCTCGCTCGACCAGTTGTCCACGTTTCAAGCCTATGCCTCGATGGGGCTGAAAAAGGACCACCGCAACTACGACAACATTTCCGACATTTACCGACTGCTCGGCATCACGGCTCCCTTCATCGTGCTGACCAACAACCCGGACAAAGTGAACGCGCTGCGCGACCAGGGTATCGAAGTCGTCGATACGGAGACGCTGGAATTTGAACCATCGCCTTTCAACCTCGCCTACCTCACCTCGAAGGCCGCGAGCGGACACATCCTGAACCGACCTTCCGCAACGCGCGTTAAACGCGCCCTTCCGCCCGAACCGGTGGTGCCCTTCAAGCCTCACGCCCTGCCTGCGGCCAAGCGGTTCATTTACTCGGCCAGCTACTTCCTGCCGATGAAGCCCGTCGACGACGACGTGTTGCTCAACGCCGAAGAGTTCCAGTCGATTTTCGGGGAGAAGAAGATCGAAGACTACATCGCCGAAGAAAACCCGCTCGTCACGAACTACCAGCTCATCCGCGGCAACCGTTTCCTCGTCCGTATTCACGCCAAAAATCTCAAGGCGTATCAGGATGCTCACCCCGACGATCCCATCGTCGATCTGCTGACCACGCCGTATTGGTTCCGGGTGCATGTCTACTACGACATCGTGACGAGTCAGGAATTTGTGATCCTGACCCACGGCAAGGCCCGCATCTACGACATCCCGGTGGTGCGACTGCACAGCGAATCACTCTTCAACCGCTTCCCGCTGCGCACGGTCGAAAATCGCGACAAGTTCAAGCAATCCGTAAAGCACATCATCCACTACGGGGTCGGCGTGATTCAACTGCTCTACAATGACGGACGGGGCGCGGGCTTCGGCGCTTACGCAACCGATTTAATGCTCTCCGAAACCGGCATGGCCCTGTCGAGTGACGAGGCTTATCGTCGGATCGGCGTCGGTTACGATAGTCGCGACTACGAGGCCTCGGTGTCTTTGCTCAAGCAGCACGTGCCCAATCTCAAAATCCAGATGGTGATGAACTCGCCTTCGAGTCTGGTGAAGAAACCGGAGTATGCCGAGGCGTTGCAACACCACCGCCTCGATGTTGAGCGCTGGATCTTTCTCGACGACGAGTCCCTCAGCGATTGA
- a CDS encoding TonB-dependent receptor — protein sequence MNRLKYSHLPLAALLAGIVPFAAAQSAEDEPITMDEFEVSDVPVEENIMPTSRPFNSVFGVGDSILNTPRSVTIISREQLTAIAIQDVRDFAKLTSSSFTRSNFGAPANPDIRGQYADVFYNGMRGGITSNGNGMPVDFNWVESVNIVKGPATAVQGTSSYVGGFIDYITKRPYFDEAKGEGWVTVGTDGIFRAGIDYGAPVSEKLAYRISYSGEDSEGWFDDEYRKSHSLYGAITYRPSDDYELFLNAQAFYAEYTENFGINRPTQNLIDFGLYRTGVNNNQGPGIPDSDPQNSAYVTSGFPANVMVWGPEVKLDRSKRLLRPGDNSIGRNFKVQAVQTFKGTPDLTIVNNNLFTYTRRETYSSYYYSEIVDPTVTFESRLEFIKTLGDHKINAGVAGRYITNKAYNDFYFEPAAVWDLTRDHNFIDVTNSVNFPGYGQGAFGFDGGPVPGYPGRVASAQLENGDTNESSAISGSPFVQSFFKLSDTVSVIAGGRLDFLKVTTEDPFTADSERSISVTLPNINASIVFEPVPDLTFYATGNLSENTSGATGNGGGFAGLGRNDAGDIVLTKSDFTQPSELFEVGAKRSLMDGKLFFGAAYYHQTRQNKPINSPVATYTYDGVEFEVNYQPNKNFFTTFSMGYIDATTPGVGFEALNVSPPAAPEVQPSSGGETKIQGLPSYQMNGMISYKFDNGFGLTLNGTYHNEINNNWAGTIVIPSQYEIDGSVYYAADTWEARLAVLNLTDEENWSPPNGTYGNESIVAEAGIRAELTVKFRF from the coding sequence ATGAACCGACTCAAATATTCCCACCTCCCACTGGCGGCGTTGCTCGCTGGTATTGTCCCGTTTGCCGCTGCTCAATCCGCTGAGGATGAGCCGATTACGATGGATGAATTCGAAGTCAGCGATGTTCCCGTGGAGGAGAACATCATGCCGACATCCCGCCCCTTTAATTCAGTGTTCGGCGTGGGAGACAGTATTCTCAACACGCCTCGCAGCGTGACGATCATCTCCCGTGAACAGCTCACGGCCATCGCCATTCAGGACGTGCGGGATTTCGCGAAACTGACTTCCAGTTCGTTTACCCGTTCGAATTTCGGTGCGCCCGCCAATCCCGACATCCGCGGTCAATACGCGGACGTATTCTACAACGGCATGCGCGGTGGCATCACCAGCAACGGCAACGGTATGCCGGTGGATTTCAACTGGGTCGAATCCGTCAATATCGTCAAAGGTCCGGCGACCGCGGTTCAGGGGACTTCGTCCTATGTCGGCGGGTTTATCGATTACATCACCAAGCGACCTTACTTCGATGAAGCCAAAGGTGAAGGCTGGGTGACCGTGGGCACGGACGGCATTTTCCGCGCCGGGATTGATTACGGCGCGCCCGTCTCGGAAAAATTGGCCTACCGTATTTCTTATTCCGGCGAGGATTCCGAAGGCTGGTTTGATGATGAATACCGTAAGAGCCACTCGCTCTACGGCGCCATCACCTATCGTCCTTCCGATGACTACGAGTTGTTTCTCAACGCTCAGGCTTTCTACGCTGAATACACCGAGAATTTCGGCATCAATCGCCCGACGCAAAACCTGATCGATTTCGGTCTCTACCGCACCGGGGTGAACAATAATCAAGGCCCGGGCATCCCGGATTCTGATCCTCAAAACTCCGCCTACGTGACCAGCGGATTTCCGGCGAATGTCATGGTCTGGGGTCCTGAAGTGAAACTCGATCGCAGCAAACGGTTGCTGCGACCCGGAGACAACTCCATCGGCCGCAACTTCAAGGTGCAAGCCGTGCAGACCTTCAAGGGCACGCCTGATCTGACCATCGTGAACAACAACCTGTTCACCTATACCCGCCGCGAAACCTACAGTTCCTACTACTACTCTGAAATCGTCGATCCGACGGTTACTTTCGAATCCCGCTTGGAGTTCATCAAGACCTTGGGTGATCACAAGATCAACGCCGGTGTGGCTGGCCGCTACATCACCAACAAAGCCTACAACGACTTTTACTTCGAGCCGGCGGCCGTCTGGGACCTCACGCGTGATCACAACTTCATCGACGTCACCAACTCGGTTAACTTCCCGGGCTATGGTCAGGGTGCGTTCGGTTTCGATGGTGGTCCGGTTCCCGGATACCCCGGTCGCGTCGCCAGCGCCCAGTTGGAAAATGGCGACACCAATGAGTCTTCCGCGATCAGCGGCTCTCCGTTTGTGCAGAGTTTCTTCAAGCTCAGTGATACGGTTTCGGTCATCGCAGGCGGTCGACTGGACTTCCTGAAAGTTACGACGGAGGATCCCTTCACCGCTGACTCCGAACGTTCGATCAGCGTCACGCTGCCCAACATCAATGCGAGTATTGTCTTCGAGCCCGTGCCTGACCTGACGTTCTACGCCACGGGTAACTTGAGCGAGAACACGTCCGGTGCCACCGGCAATGGTGGTGGCTTCGCCGGTCTTGGTCGCAATGACGCAGGCGACATCGTGCTGACCAAGTCCGATTTCACGCAGCCGAGTGAGTTGTTTGAAGTGGGAGCCAAACGTTCGCTCATGGATGGAAAGCTGTTCTTTGGCGCCGCCTACTACCATCAGACGCGCCAGAACAAGCCGATCAACAGCCCGGTGGCGACCTACACTTACGACGGGGTGGAATTCGAAGTGAACTACCAACCCAACAAGAACTTCTTCACCACGTTCTCCATGGGTTACATTGATGCGACCACGCCGGGCGTGGGTTTCGAGGCCCTCAACGTGTCGCCTCCGGCCGCTCCGGAAGTCCAACCGTCGTCGGGTGGCGAGACCAAGATTCAAGGCCTGCCATCCTACCAGATGAACGGCATGATCTCCTACAAATTCGACAACGGCTTTGGCCTGACCCTCAACGGCACCTACCACAACGAGATCAACAACAACTGGGCAGGCACCATCGTGATTCCCTCCCAATACGAGATCGACGGCAGTGTTTACTACGCTGCTGACACTTGGGAGGCGCGTTTGGCCGTGCTCAACCTGACCGACGAAGAGAACTGGTCTCCGCCGAATGGCACTTACGGCAACGAGTCCATCGTGGCTGAGGCCGGAATTCGCGCCGAGCTCACGGTTAAGTTCCGTTTCTAA
- a CDS encoding adenine deaminase produces the protein MPLTRFSVPALHTVTRQLAAVAMQQAEPDLVIRGGRVFSTYTERIHEGKEVWIKSGRIAAVKPAGTWKKTKGSATRAFDARGGIVAPGLVDPHIHIESSMMTACAYAEAALLNGTTTIFCDSHEIGNVCDVAGIEWMLKDARVAPLNIFLTVPSTVPATSPKFETAGGDLTAAKIGQLFDKWPEAVALGEKMDFVQVAMGDERSHAVLGEAIKRGKPISGHIYGREFVAAGAASGINDTHEAIDRDIADDFLENGVWVFLRGGPPTTPWHSLPEAIKTVTELGANPKRVCVCTDDRDADDLFVFGLDWVVREAMRAGMPRETALSMGSLHPATRFHLDNEIGGMGPARRADLVLMNDDLEPQCTWYGGELVVKNRRVTPLLEEALSQPYRYPKAAYRTVKLPRNPQLTPALPTKKVTANTIRTELPGIILFHDRVELEAADSWDAHFAQHDLCFVTVVERHGKSGEVAHGLLKNFGLKSGAVASSVGHDAHNIIIAGTNDADMQLALATIKASRGGVCIVRHGKVVAEVALPIAGLLSDLRARDVAKASTKLKRAWAQAGCTLPYMGFNLIPLSVIPEIRITDKGLVTVPGMQILPLFE, from the coding sequence ATGCCGTTGACCCGATTCTCCGTTCCCGCCCTGCACACCGTCACTCGCCAACTCGCCGCCGTGGCGATGCAACAGGCCGAACCGGACCTGGTGATTCGCGGTGGTCGGGTGTTCTCCACCTACACGGAGCGGATTCACGAGGGCAAAGAAGTTTGGATCAAATCGGGCCGGATTGCAGCCGTGAAACCCGCGGGCACCTGGAAGAAGACGAAGGGCTCCGCGACGCGAGCGTTCGACGCCAGGGGAGGCATCGTCGCTCCCGGGTTGGTGGACCCGCACATCCACATCGAGAGCTCCATGATGACGGCCTGTGCGTATGCCGAAGCCGCCCTGCTCAACGGCACCACGACGATTTTTTGCGACAGTCACGAAATCGGCAACGTCTGCGATGTCGCCGGTATTGAGTGGATGCTCAAAGATGCCCGCGTCGCGCCGCTAAATATTTTCCTCACGGTGCCCAGCACGGTGCCGGCGACCTCGCCGAAGTTTGAAACCGCCGGGGGAGATCTGACCGCCGCCAAGATCGGCCAACTCTTTGACAAGTGGCCGGAGGCCGTCGCCCTGGGGGAAAAAATGGATTTCGTGCAGGTCGCGATGGGCGACGAACGCAGCCACGCCGTTTTGGGCGAAGCCATCAAGCGGGGTAAGCCCATCAGCGGTCACATCTACGGACGGGAGTTCGTGGCCGCAGGGGCCGCGAGCGGTATCAATGACACGCACGAGGCGATTGATCGCGATATTGCCGACGATTTTCTGGAAAACGGCGTGTGGGTTTTTCTGCGCGGAGGTCCGCCCACGACGCCGTGGCACTCGCTGCCGGAGGCCATCAAGACGGTCACTGAACTCGGGGCCAACCCGAAGCGGGTGTGCGTGTGCACCGATGACCGTGACGCCGACGACTTGTTTGTCTTCGGTCTGGACTGGGTGGTCCGCGAGGCGATGCGAGCGGGAATGCCGCGCGAGACGGCGTTGAGCATGGGATCGCTGCATCCGGCGACGCGCTTTCATCTGGACAACGAGATTGGCGGCATGGGCCCGGCGCGCCGGGCTGATCTGGTGCTCATGAATGATGACCTCGAGCCGCAGTGCACGTGGTATGGCGGCGAACTCGTGGTGAAAAACCGCCGCGTTACGCCGCTGTTGGAAGAGGCGTTGAGTCAGCCCTATCGCTACCCGAAAGCGGCCTATCGCACGGTCAAGTTACCCCGGAATCCCCAACTCACTCCGGCGTTGCCGACGAAGAAAGTCACGGCCAACACGATTCGCACGGAGCTGCCCGGCATCATCCTGTTCCACGACCGCGTGGAGCTGGAAGCCGCCGATTCGTGGGACGCTCACTTCGCCCAACACGACCTCTGTTTCGTGACGGTGGTGGAGCGCCATGGGAAATCAGGCGAAGTCGCACACGGGCTGTTGAAGAACTTCGGTCTGAAATCCGGTGCGGTGGCGAGCAGCGTGGGTCACGATGCTCACAACATCATTATCGCTGGCACGAATGATGCCGACATGCAGCTTGCGTTGGCCACAATCAAAGCCAGCCGGGGAGGCGTGTGTATCGTCCGCCATGGCAAAGTGGTGGCCGAAGTCGCACTGCCGATCGCCGGTCTGCTTTCGGATCTGCGGGCGCGGGACGTCGCGAAGGCGTCGACCAAGCTCAAGCGGGCGTGGGCTCAGGCGGGATGCACGCTGCCTTACATGGGCTTCAATCTCATCCCGCTCTCGGTCATCCCGGAAATCCGGATCACCGACAAAGGGCTCGTGACCGTGCCCGGCATGCAGATTTTACCCCTGTTCGAGTAG
- a CDS encoding metal ABC transporter permease, whose translation MILRRQLWRRVALLLLLVVGTSNLAHAASVQSLADTNWWDQLLRFLSFRDAALRYALAGSILLGLSCGLLGSFIVVRRMALVGDALSHAVLPGVALGFLWGMTKDPLAIFVGAVVAGLAGTALVTALTRTTRLKEDTALGLVLASFFAAGICLVTMIQRLPTGNKSGLDKFLFGQAAALGADDITLMAVVTTVAVVLVTLFYKELLATSFDEGFARSSGIPSAWVHHGLMLVLAAATVIALQAVGVVLVSAMLITPAATAYLLTDRLHRMLLLASGFGILAGAAGAFFSFIGRGLPTGPLMVIGASTVFAGAYFLAPRHGVVARWWRHRQSAARTSRENTLKALYHVWEDDGFRDVGVTLSALAERRRETIEEALSRSGNLMRHGLATVDRDVVYFTPEGRQRAAEIVRNHRLWELYLTNSANIAPDHVHEDAEKIEHVLGETVVRELERRLNYATVDPHGKAIPGPRDIHFDAATRAGGEKTNTGGTRE comes from the coding sequence ATGATTCTTCGTCGTCAACTTTGGCGTCGCGTGGCGCTGTTGCTTTTGCTCGTGGTCGGCACGAGCAATCTCGCCCATGCCGCCAGTGTGCAGTCGTTGGCCGACACCAATTGGTGGGATCAATTGCTGCGCTTTTTGAGCTTCCGGGATGCGGCGCTGCGCTATGCGTTGGCGGGGTCGATTTTGTTGGGCCTGAGTTGCGGGCTGTTGGGCAGTTTCATCGTGGTGCGACGCATGGCCTTGGTGGGGGATGCCTTGTCGCACGCGGTGCTGCCGGGCGTGGCGTTGGGCTTTCTGTGGGGCATGACGAAGGACCCGCTGGCGATTTTTGTCGGGGCGGTGGTGGCGGGTTTGGCGGGCACGGCGTTGGTCACCGCGCTGACGCGCACAACCCGGCTCAAGGAAGACACGGCGCTCGGTCTCGTGCTGGCGTCGTTTTTTGCCGCCGGCATCTGTTTGGTCACGATGATCCAGCGGCTGCCGACGGGCAACAAGAGCGGGTTGGACAAGTTTCTCTTCGGCCAAGCCGCGGCGCTCGGCGCGGACGACATCACATTGATGGCGGTGGTGACCACCGTGGCCGTCGTGCTGGTGACGCTGTTTTACAAGGAGTTGTTGGCGACGAGTTTTGACGAAGGCTTTGCGCGTTCCAGCGGCATTCCATCGGCGTGGGTTCATCATGGCCTCATGCTGGTATTGGCGGCGGCGACGGTGATCGCATTGCAAGCCGTGGGTGTGGTGCTCGTTTCCGCCATGCTGATTACACCGGCGGCGACCGCCTACCTGCTCACGGATCGATTGCATCGCATGCTGCTGTTGGCGTCGGGGTTTGGGATTCTGGCGGGAGCAGCCGGGGCGTTTTTCTCCTTCATCGGTCGCGGCCTGCCCACCGGACCGTTGATGGTGATCGGCGCGTCGACGGTGTTTGCGGGCGCGTATTTTCTGGCACCCCGTCATGGCGTGGTGGCGCGCTGGTGGCGGCACCGCCAGAGTGCGGCGCGCACCTCGCGCGAAAACACGCTCAAAGCGTTGTATCATGTATGGGAGGATGATGGTTTTCGCGATGTCGGGGTGACCTTGTCCGCGCTCGCCGAGCGTCGCCGCGAGACCATCGAGGAAGCGTTGTCGCGCAGTGGCAACCTGATGCGGCACGGACTCGCGACGGTGGATCGGGACGTGGTCTATTTCACGCCGGAAGGTCGCCAACGCGCGGCGGAGATCGTGCGTAATCACCGTCTCTGGGAATTGTATCTGACCAACTCGGCCAACATCGCGCCGGATCACGTGCACGAGGATGCGGAGAAGATCGAACACGTGCTCGGTGAAACCGTGGTGCGTGAATTGGAGCGTCGGCTCAACTACGCGACGGTCGATCCGCACGGCAAGGCGATCCCGGGACCGCGCGACATTCACTTCGACGCGGCGACGCGAGCGGGTGGTGAGAAAACGAATACAGGAGGAACCCGGGAATGA
- a CDS encoding creatininase — translation MNAPLSDPHGLELLAHRLSRIPAILSDMLTAGPRPLAPATLASERFIVTGTGSSEAHARYLATLFNLHTDRAAAYLPLSGFVDAPAANFAGKTLVVFSQGVSPNAQIALQRGRDFAHTILFSATTPEAAEAAGKPDRAQLLRHLIQRGGELIEFPLAEEYTTLIRFVGPLAGYLATLQFAAQFPRSRVPVPSAETLLPLLEVKAPPALREAMCQLPSAFAGGFNVITAAPISDYSQNLACKFMEGLYWNCPAISDFLQFAHGPFQQMTAHPKPAIILQGDGPGEAEMVQRSVNMLRGVGAGAYVIQVDAPPLLSIFGFESALNDLVFAVMRHLSIDQVNWPGKGRDDLLYGFCPDG, via the coding sequence ATGAACGCGCCGTTGTCGGATCCCCACGGGCTCGAATTGCTGGCCCACCGACTGAGCCGGATTCCCGCCATCCTGAGCGACATGCTCACGGCCGGACCGCGTCCCCTTGCGCCGGCCACGTTGGCCAGCGAGCGATTTATTGTGACCGGAACCGGGAGCTCCGAAGCTCACGCGCGGTATCTCGCCACGCTGTTCAATCTGCATACGGATCGCGCCGCCGCCTACCTGCCGCTGTCCGGTTTCGTTGATGCACCCGCCGCGAATTTCGCGGGCAAGACGTTGGTGGTTTTCAGTCAAGGCGTCTCGCCCAACGCCCAGATCGCGCTGCAACGCGGTCGGGACTTCGCGCACACCATTCTGTTTTCGGCCACCACCCCGGAGGCGGCCGAAGCGGCGGGCAAGCCCGACCGCGCCCAGCTATTGCGCCATCTCATTCAACGGGGCGGCGAGTTGATCGAATTCCCGCTGGCCGAGGAATACACGACGCTGATTCGGTTTGTCGGACCGCTGGCGGGCTATCTGGCCACGCTGCAATTTGCCGCACAATTCCCTCGTTCGCGCGTGCCGGTGCCTTCGGCGGAAACCTTGTTGCCCTTGCTCGAGGTGAAGGCTCCGCCTGCTTTGCGCGAGGCGATGTGTCAGTTGCCCAGCGCATTCGCCGGCGGCTTCAATGTGATCACCGCGGCCCCGATTTCGGATTACTCCCAGAATCTCGCGTGCAAGTTCATGGAAGGCCTTTACTGGAACTGCCCGGCCATTTCCGACTTCCTCCAGTTTGCCCACGGCCCATTCCAACAAATGACGGCCCACCCCAAACCGGCGATCATCCTGCAAGGCGACGGCCCCGGGGAGGCCGAAATGGTGCAGCGCAGTGTCAACATGTTGCGCGGCGTCGGGGCGGGAGCCTACGTCATCCAAGTTGATGCACCTCCGCTGTTGTCGATCTTCGGTTTCGAGTCGGCGCTGAATGATCTCGTTTTCGCCGTGATGCGTCACCTGAGCATCGATCAAGTCAACTGGCCGGGCAAAGGTCGCGACGACTTGCTCTACGGCTTTTGTCCCGACGGTTAG
- a CDS encoding adenosine deaminase family protein, with the protein MPALRFALVLFAIAVTANADNFSARFDAVRSQATPEQLYALLYALPKGGDLHNHFGGANRSEWMWAILTDSARNGGDVFYARERFDAAPDAIAATARHHTIRAATYRALPPAQQREYVALTAMTSNERDAWLNAFRLEAPGEGRAVFFEDHWPRLGDINANPHVRFELLAENIKAFAAEGVRYLELQFGVRGMQHNDLSDLSDAEAVAMMEARLAQPDIVATGLELRFLEMILRFAPDAEQDLIDTYAWVDAHRDRWVGINMAGIEENGKGYPRRFLDTYRRLRAKYPTLPLAIHAGEMDSPDHNIRDTLLLGASRIGHGVNILGDEDTLLMLQHSDRTLIEVNLISNRLLEYVTDLDRHPFPELLRTGVPVCLNTDDRGMWDSNMTDEYYTAVTHFNLSWAELVQLGRNSLSHAFVEEPVKSHLLAAYDADIAAFETRFSRGTIADALAELEAVSPVTYGYGRRNWGFGFAE; encoded by the coding sequence ATGCCTGCGCTCCGCTTCGCTCTCGTCCTGTTCGCCATCGCCGTCACGGCGAATGCCGATAATTTCAGCGCCCGTTTCGACGCCGTCAGAAGCCAGGCCACCCCGGAGCAACTCTACGCCCTGCTCTATGCTCTCCCCAAAGGCGGCGACCTGCACAATCATTTCGGCGGTGCCAATCGCTCGGAATGGATGTGGGCCATCCTCACCGATTCCGCCCGCAATGGCGGTGATGTATTTTATGCCCGCGAACGCTTTGACGCCGCGCCGGACGCCATCGCGGCGACCGCCCGTCACCACACAATCCGAGCCGCCACCTACCGAGCTTTGCCGCCCGCCCAACAACGCGAGTATGTCGCATTGACGGCCATGACCAGCAACGAACGGGACGCGTGGCTGAACGCGTTTCGCCTCGAAGCCCCGGGCGAAGGTCGCGCGGTGTTTTTTGAGGACCACTGGCCTCGGCTGGGCGACATCAACGCCAATCCGCACGTTCGCTTCGAACTTCTCGCGGAGAACATCAAAGCCTTCGCCGCCGAGGGCGTGCGTTATCTTGAACTCCAATTTGGCGTCCGCGGGATGCAGCACAACGATCTCTCCGACCTGTCCGACGCCGAGGCGGTCGCGATGATGGAGGCACGTCTGGCCCAGCCCGACATCGTGGCTACCGGACTGGAGCTGCGCTTTCTGGAAATGATTTTGCGCTTCGCTCCCGACGCCGAACAAGACCTGATCGACACCTACGCCTGGGTGGATGCGCACCGCGATCGCTGGGTCGGCATCAACATGGCCGGCATCGAGGAAAACGGCAAAGGCTACCCCCGCCGTTTTCTCGACACCTATCGACGCTTGCGGGCGAAGTATCCCACCCTCCCCCTCGCGATCCATGCCGGTGAAATGGACAGTCCCGATCACAACATTCGCGATACCCTGTTACTCGGCGCGTCCCGGATCGGTCACGGTGTGAACATTCTCGGCGACGAGGACACGCTCCTCATGTTGCAGCACAGCGATCGCACGTTGATTGAGGTTAATCTCATCTCGAACCGCTTGCTGGAATACGTGACCGACCTCGATCGGCACCCCTTCCCGGAGCTGCTTCGCACCGGCGTGCCGGTCTGCCTCAACACCGATGATCGCGGCATGTGGGACAGCAACATGACGGACGAATACTACACGGCGGTCACGCACTTCAATTTATCGTGGGCCGAACTCGTCCAACTTGGCCGCAACTCCCTCTCCCACGCCTTCGTGGAGGAGCCGGTCAAGTCACATCTGCTGGCCGCCTACGACGCTGACATCGCTGCTTTTGAAACGCGTTTTAGTCGAGGCACGATAGCCGACGCTCTGGCCGAACTCGAAGCCGTTTCACCGGTCACCTACGGCTACGGCCGTCGCAACTGGGGCTTCGGCTTCGCCGAGTAG
- a CDS encoding metal ABC transporter permease, whose product MNELIPAFDWHRVMVAPWTEDLALFGWIGLMGFLVTAACGLVGNYLILRRMALMGDAVSHSVLPGLVIAFLVSGSRGTWPMFLGALAAGVVTTLLIEAIHRRTRVKQDAAIGIAFSTLFAIGVLLTSIYSQQIDLDAECVLYGEIAFVPLEPFVEWGAAVLGPVSLVRMAGVLMFVVIIIVAFYKELLVASFDDGLSRAMGINPAWVHHGLMALLSIVVVSAFEAVGAILVIAMLILPGATASLLTQRLSRMHFIAVGHAALSAWWGVSLGVWLDCSIGAAMVVMGAVLFSLVWAFTSWSSRRSGRRTAINAGEMKHESA is encoded by the coding sequence ATGAACGAACTGATTCCCGCTTTTGACTGGCATCGCGTGATGGTCGCACCATGGACCGAAGACCTGGCGCTGTTCGGGTGGATCGGACTGATGGGATTTTTAGTGACGGCCGCCTGTGGTTTGGTCGGCAATTACCTGATTTTACGACGCATGGCGCTGATGGGGGACGCGGTGAGTCACAGCGTGTTGCCCGGTCTGGTGATCGCATTTCTGGTGTCGGGCAGTCGGGGCACGTGGCCGATGTTTCTGGGCGCGCTGGCGGCCGGGGTGGTCACAACGTTGTTGATCGAAGCCATTCATCGCCGCACCCGGGTGAAGCAGGACGCGGCGATTGGCATCGCGTTTTCAACCCTGTTCGCCATCGGCGTGCTCCTCACCTCGATTTACAGTCAACAGATCGATTTGGATGCGGAGTGTGTGCTTTACGGCGAGATCGCTTTTGTGCCGCTGGAGCCGTTCGTGGAGTGGGGCGCGGCGGTGCTGGGCCCGGTTTCATTGGTCCGCATGGCAGGCGTATTGATGTTCGTCGTGATCATCATCGTGGCTTTCTACAAAGAGCTGTTGGTGGCCTCGTTCGACGACGGACTGTCCCGGGCCATGGGCATCAATCCGGCGTGGGTGCACCACGGCTTAATGGCGTTGTTATCCATCGTGGTGGTGAGTGCGTTTGAGGCCGTGGGGGCAATTTTGGTGATCGCCATGTTGATCCTGCCGGGAGCGACGGCGTCTTTGCTGACCCAACGTTTGAGTCGCATGCATTTTATCGCGGTGGGCCACGCGGCGCTCAGTGCATGGTGGGGAGTGAGTCTCGGGGTATGGCTCGATTGCTCCATCGGGGCCGCGATGGTGGTCATGGGAGCGGTGCTGTTCTCACTGGTCTGGGCGTTCACCTCGTGGAGCTCTCGACGGAGTGGGAGGCGGACGGCAATCAACGCGGGTGAAATGAAACATGAGAGCGCTTGA